From the genome of Penaeus chinensis breed Huanghai No. 1 chromosome 8, ASM1920278v2, whole genome shotgun sequence, one region includes:
- the LOC125028312 gene encoding uncharacterized protein LOC125028312 yields MGNQNSGNVALSQPPPNWTQSFPRENKRLKKYGATTENKVLPERVPGQRLRPTENGHLLQSKGTITARRMSEFHAPHHPAFPPPTSLHHPYPPHHPPHHVLQPPHSASMTALHNPHLHDERAASIHDLRFGRPPSKNYASEPDLRGPTPAPIAPPQTQHTIISQSPTKGRIKSKKKYKAPPAPAENVMDTHSLPRGAERSHSISDIAMQEQWSQWPGPSSRPRDSPHEAQKSKPRKIGLFRKKNESRRPVPGEEQRSSAEEQDRLRAVSEERQSAVSRSPRRSPREEIRERARSLDCLQHELSHPPMSPGRPVAATSLTHLHHQQEPRMWSTLERDSRRRSSSREMESRKSSTLERDSRKSSAIEREPRRSSTLERDHQKSHRRMSTLERKLEERKQWAGEASTPLSGRMSTRLDSYRENSSHRRSSSSGSHHELIKEEVENKDIKDEWDMAEAEMKKKNSSTKIDDEWDKAEREVIQRKKMSASLQAELISTVKNLKKSSEPEVTVSTLTRKNKETEKRSSGPSSRNAAVASDHNTSQPKTFFFGMEPEVQRDTRGETNTGLHKIKNQEEIAKIKNQEEAAKTKNQDEVRITGQTVEYSRRTLERAEKSRSRSRSARKESHKATVDETDAGTKHQSHADRRKLSRDVEEFAIAIEKHKLSRTDGESRASGSSRREDGGYHSRQNSGSLYLDHEHSDQMEGEVSINLRPTLPRRQYEIPRFSPNAAWRSLSLERASRQKEPLNESRSSEDPDSVYETKIQRYTRPTAPPRGSGEKSADSGISGDAGSPGPTHEFEPLSPPEKTKSSSGPLAVSSPVTSGRPEVRRAWTPAQDLDDNSLDGSGEQPGLPQGLSTPPKLTSRSNMFGKSPEITTEPETEPDSPVETEVILELIMSDKKDNWPKWKKRTGGGENIPQKFNSLRKLKRSVSGAIVALGRKSPGGEDSLQRSRSPEDPQTQPLGDDVTWRDNWSMSRSIPNSLNTCEEQDSVSNLSSSRAARSRSESRIGGNGAPDVPYDESRSRTPSYLQHGGAGHIMYLPEYNSRKVLRGDSGNEDENDRHYDHHNMRPLSPDNERKPPSGDEDPALPESYHGPSSLPVNIPDSHPHLKKIKGKKFSYQSTVRILEKRKLEEKLAREVAEKERLRLKEIEAMKKVEEEFQKKREREKKKLKQQLKLFHMQQQQQQPQKPQHSHNNSYSSDEHPSSSYSSDQQEVSSQDSSRPPLPRSPPPQQSYGSPFSSLPPELPAETSPGLLSGIKSWVKGRRESRSSSTSTTTTLTSAPRQEPDGAPASSPRKTSDDYSGSSAASSRKNSEDLKANPREEFRAEIIAASRKRSGDARVVGVMGGGHESPSRSKHSSGARKSVYNHLNDVAERESRRYKYYHHQEESQPQHHSRHHHREGSRRSQSPESRRLTQELPEFHQERREYREYRSSSRHSHSPPGRIPSSPPVSVTPTGSNKSTNYRRDFCRGNAHVIGPNVVSVKMKRHDESDRFSKHSSDDRRSVGSSGVHRSASVDLLETGSSSSSSTARHHQSSHHLADTSLSHNYTRMNGYPPVDSSPARFAHSMLTPFNASKGYRPVSFSPPPPTKILPVN; encoded by the exons ATGGGTAATCAAAACAGCGGTAACGTGGCTCTTTCACAGCCGCCACCGAATTGGACACAAAGCTTTCCTCGCGAAAATAAGCGACTCAAGAAATATGGTGCTACAACGGAAAATAAG GTGTTGCCAGAGAGAGTGCCAGGGCAACGTTTACGCCCGACTGAAAATGGACACCTCCTCCAAAGCAAGGGCACAATAACAGCCCGACGGATGAGTGAATTCCATGCACCCCATCACCCagctttccctcctcctacttcccttcacCATCCATATCCTCCCCACCACCCGCCTCACCATGTGCTCCAGCCACCCCATTCGGCCTCCATGACTGCTCTCCACAATCCCCATCTCCATGACGAGCGAGCAGCGTCCATTCATGATCTGAGGTTTGGACGTCCTCCTTCCAAGAACTATGCGAGTGAACCGGACCTAAGAGGGCCAACCCCTGCACCAATTGCGCCGCCACAGACCCAACATACAATCATCAGTCAATCGCCAACAAAGGGCAGAATAAAGTCGAAGAAGAAGTACAAGGCTCCTCCTGCTCCCGCTGAGAATGTTATGGACACACACTCCCTTCCTCGAGGAGCTGAGCGATCCCACTCCATAAGTGACATAGCCATGCAAGAACAGTGGTCACAATGGCCTGGACCGAGTTCAAGGCCCAGAGATTCCCCTCACGAAGCTCAGAAGTCGAAGCCTCGTAAGATTGGTCTTTTCCGCAAGAAGAACGAATCCCGTCGCCCAGTACCTGGTGAGGAGCAGAGAAGTTCTGCTGAGGAGCAAGACCGACTGCGAGCAGTTAGTGAGGAGAGACAGTCTGCTGTATCCCGTTCACCACGACGTTCACCACGCGAAGAGATCCGTGAACGTGCGCGTAGTCTCGACTGCTTGCAGCATGAGTTAAGCCACCCCCCTATGTCCCCTGGAAGGCCAGTAGCTGCCACGAGCCTGacacacctccaccaccaacaggAACCTCGCATGTGGTCCACACTAGAAAGGGATTCTCGTCGCCGATCAAGTTCACGTGAAATGGAATCAAGAAAAAGTAGCACACTAGAACGTGATTCACGGAAAAGCAGCGCTATTGAGAGGGAACCAAGAAGAAGCAGCACCTTGGAAAGAGACCACCAGAAGAGCCACCGCAGAATGAGCACTCTGGAAAGGAAGCTCGAAGAGAGGAAGCAATGGGCAGGCGAGGCATCAACTCCACTGTCTGGAAGAATGTCCACTCGCCTTGATTCTTATCGAGAAAATTCTTCCCATCGTCGTTCGTCATCCAGTGGCTCTCATCATGAGctaataaaagaagaagtagaaaacaaGGATATCAAAGACGAGTGGGACATGGCAGAagctgaaatgaaaaagaaaaacagcagtacaaaaatagatgatgaatgggataaagcagagagagaagttaTACAGCGCAAGAAGATGTCAGCAAGTCTTCAAGCTGAACTCATCAGTACTGTAAAGAACCTGAAGAAGTCCTCAGAACCTGAGGTCACTGTGTCAACCCTGAcaaggaagaataaggaaacagaaaaaCGGTCATCCGGGCCATCTAGTCGTAATGCCGCTGTGGCTTCTGACCATAATACCTCACAGCCAAAAACCTTCTTCTTTGGAATGGAACCTGAGGTACAACGTGACACGCGAGGTGAAACAAATACTGGTCTTCACAAGATCAAAAATCAGGAAGAAATAGCTAAGATTAAGAATCAAGAAGAAGCAGCCAAGACAAAGAATCAAGATGAGGTGCGTATAACTGGCCAGACAGTGGAGTACTCACGCCGTACCCTCGAGCGTGCTGAGAAGAGTCGAAGTCGCAGCCGCAGCGCCCGCAAAGAGAGTCACAAAGCAACTGTTGATGAAACTGACGCTGGTACCAAACATCAGAGCCATGCAGATCGCCGCAAACTATCACGTGATGTTGAAGAATTTGCGATTGCAATTGAAAAGCACAAACTGTCCCGAACTGATGGAGAAAGCAGGGCAAGCGGTTCTTCTCGGCGTGAGGACGGGGGTTATCACTCACGTCAAAACTCTGGCAGTTTGTACCTAGATCATGAACACAGTGACCAGATGGAAGGCGAAGTTAGCATTAACCTTCGCCCTACGCTTCCTCGACGCCAGTACGAGATTCCCAGATTCAGTCCTAATGCTGCTTGGCGCTCTTTAAGCCTTGAGCGAGCTAGCCGCCAGAAGGAACCTCTTAATGAGAGTCGCAGTAGTGAAGACCCAGATTCTGTGTACGAGACAAAAATCCAAAGGTACACACGGCCAACAGCTCCTCCTCGAGGGTCTGGCGAGAAATCTGCTGACTCAGGCATCTCAGGTGATGCTGGAAGCCCTGGACCTACTCATGAATTCGAGCCTCTCAGTCCACCAGAGAAAACCAAGAGCTCGTCTGGACCCCTGGCAGTATCGTCACCTGTGACTTCAGGGCGTCCTGAAGTCAGGAGAGCTTGGACACCTGCACAGGATCTAGACGATAATAGTTTAGATGGAAGTGGTGAACAGCCCGGATTACCTCAAGGCCTTTCCACGCCTCCAAAATTAACATCACGGTCGAACATGTTTGGAAAATCACCAGAAATAACGACAGAACCAGAAACTGAACCAGACAGTCCCGTAGAGACAGAAGTGATCCTGGAGCTCATTATGTCAGACAAGAAAGATAACTGGCCAAAGTGGAAGAAACGcactggaggaggagaaaacattCCACAAAAGTTCAACAGCCTCCGGAAACTAAAGCGATCTGTGTCTGGAGCCATCGTGGCCCTCGGACGAAAGAGTCCCGGCGGTGAAGACAGCCTTCAGAGGAGCAGGTCTCCCGAAGATCCTCAGACGCAACCTCTAGGCGACGACGTAACGTGGCGCGACAACTGGTCCATGTCTCGCTCCATCCCCAATTCCCTCAACACGTGCGAAGAACAAGACAGCGTCAGCAATCTCTCAAGTTCTCGAGCCGCTCGCAGCAGGTCCGAGTCTCGCATTGGCGGAAATGGTGCTCCCGATGTTCCGTACGACGAATCACGATCGCGGACGCCCTCCTATCTGCAGCATGGTGGCGCTGGCCATATTATGTACCTGCCGGAATACAATTCTCGCAAGGTATTGCGCGGGGACTCCGGTAATGAAGACGAAAACGATCGACACTACGATCATCATAATATGAGGCCGCTTTCTCCTGATAACGAACGTAAACCTCCGTCAG GCGATGAGGACCCAGCTCTTCCTGAGAGCTATCACGGGCCCAGCTCCCTGCCGGTCAACATTCCCGACTCTCACCCACACTTGAAGAAGATTAAAGGGAAGAAGTTCTCCTACCAGAGCACCGTCAGGATTCTGGAGAAGAGAAAGTTGGAGGAAAAACTTGCACGCGAAGTCGCCGAGAAGGAAAGGCTGAGGCTGAAGGAGATTGAAGCTATGAAAAAG GTCGAAGAAGAAttccagaaaaagagagagcgagagaagaagaaactcaAACAGCAACTCAAACTCTTCcacatgcaacaacaacaacaacaaccgcagaAGCCACAACACAGTCACAACAACTCTTATTCCAGCGATGAACATCCTTCGTCTTCGTATTCCTCTGACCAGCAAGAGGTGTCAAGTCAAGATTCCTCAAGACCTCCTCTGCCTCGGTCACCTCCCCCTCAA CAGAGTTATGGGTCTccgttctcttcccttcctccggaGCTCCCCGCCGAGACCTCGCCCGGCCTCCTGTCGGGGATCAAGAGCTGGGTGAAGGGCCGCCGCGAGAGccgctcctcctctacctccaccaccaccactctcacCTCCGCGCCTCGCCAGGAGCCCGACGGAGCGCCCGCGTCTTCTCCGCGCAAGACGAGTGATGACTACTCGGGTTCCTCGGCCGCGTCGTCGAGGAAGAACAGCGAGGATCTGAAGGCGAACCCGAGGGAGGAATTCCGCGCCGAAATCATCGCAGCGTCGAGGAAACGAAGCGGCGACGCGCGGGTTGTGGGCGTCATGGGCGGCGGTCACGAGAGCCCCTCCCGCTCCAAGCACAGCAGCGGCGCCCGGAAGTCCGTCTATAATCACTTGAACGACGTTGCAGAGCGCGAGTCGCGGCGCTATAAGTACTACCACCACCAGGAGGAGAGCCAGCCGCAGCACCACAGCAGGCACCACCACAGAGAAGGCTCCCGCAGGTCACAATCACCGGAGAGTCGCCGCCTGACACAGGAACTTCCCGAATTCCACCAGGAACGCAGAGAATATCGGGAATACCGTAGTTCCTCGCGCCATTCCCACTCTCCGCCAGGCCGCATTCCAAGCA GTCCACCTGTCTCCGTCACGCCCACGGGCAGCAACAAGAGCACCAACTACCGCCGAGACTTCTGCCGCGGGAACGCCCATGTGATCGGGCCAAACGTCGTGTCCGTCAAGATGAAACGACACGACGAGAGTGATAGATTTTCCAA GCACTCCAGCGATGACCGACGCTCCGTAGGCAGCAGCGGCGTCCATCGCAGTGCCTCCGTCGACCTTCTTGAGACTGggtcctcgtcgtcgtcatctACAGCGCGACACCACCAGTCCAGTCATCATCTTGCCGACACTTCCCTCAGCCATAACTACACCAGG ATGAACGGGTATCCACCAGTAGACAGCAGCCCTGCAAGATTCGCTCACAGCATGCTGACTCCTTTCAACGCCTCCAAGGGTTACAGACCGGTTTCCTTCAGTCCACCACCTCCTACCAAGATTCTCCCAGTTAACTAA